A segment of the Petrotoga olearia DSM 13574 genome:
GGTTTCGATATCCAAGAATTCTTTTATCTTAGGAAGCTTTATGGCTTTTGTTTTTAGAAGATCTCCATTTTTTATTTGATAATCTTTATCTAAGATTTCTTCGTCTTTCATGATGATCGTACCCACAGGGACTTCATATGGAAGGTTATTTATTGTGAAGAAAATTTTCTCGTTGTAATTTTTAAATACATCCTCTATTTTTGGAGGCGTTGTAAATATTTTATCTCCGTCTTTGATCTCTTCTTCCAAGTTTTCTACTTTTTCATCGTTTTTTATTACAACGGGATAAGTGGTTTTAGGTTCTCCATTTAAGAAAAATTCAATGGGGTCTATTACGTCTTTTACTTTTAAATTGACAGGTTTTCCGTTCTTGGGTTCTTCTATTTCAACGTGGTCTCCTGGTTTGATGGGAGAGTGTATATCTGCAGATACTCCGTTTATCGTAATTTTTGCCTTCTCACCCATATTTCCCTTTTTTATCTGTAATTTTCCGTTCAGTTCGAAAGCTATCGCTGGGGAGGGTAATCCAACCAATTTGTCTAGAGAATAACCTGATTGTAGTAACGCCTGTAAAACGTTCATGTCTTTTCCTATGATTAACATATTTACATTTCTACCATTTATTTTAACTGTATTGAACACACTACCCTGTTTTTTCAGTGCAACATTTACTATACCTAAAGGGGTTATGTATTCACTACCTTCCATTCTTTTTGATTCAAAAATGATATTCTCCAAGTTTTTGGTAGTTTTTAGTGATACCCTTTCTTTGGGAAGTCCAAGTTTGTCGGCTAATTTTTCGGTGAAAGTCGGCACTTTTCCCCCTCCACCTACTACCATCACAGCGACAGGAGGTTTCCCGTTTAAATTCAATATTTCTTTAGCTATTTTATCTGTTATGCTGTCTATAACAGGTGTGATTATTTCGATTACTTCTTCTTTTCTAATAACTTGAGGATTATCCAAAATATCGTTGTATGTAATTTCATCGCTTTGAGATAATTGTTTTTTAATCATTTCAGCGGTTTTGAAATCCACTAAAAGTTGTTGAGATATAGTGTCTGTTATCTCGTCTCCAGCTAAAGGTACCATTCCATAGCCTGTTATTACCCCTTTATTTGATATGGATATATCGCTTGTACCTGCTCCCACATCTACCATTGCAACATTCAGGTTTCTCAAGTCCTCAGGTACAACTAAACTTGTGGCAGCTATCGGTTCCAATGTAACATGGATTGGTTTTAATCCTACTTTATCCAACACAGACATCATTGCTTCTACAACATTTTTTGGTAGATAAGCTGCTAAAACTTTTACTTTTGCTTTGTCACCTCTTTGCCCTTCTAGATGTTTAATCCATTGATTATCAAGACTGTAGTAAAGTATGGAGTATCCTACACAGTACATTTCTTGTAAGTAGTTTAATTTTTCTGTAGATGCTTTGACGGCTTCAAGTTCCATTTTTTTGATTGTTTCATTGTCTAAGTAACCATAAGTTGAAATATCAAGGCTGTAAGAACCTATTGAAGAGATTAGAAATCTACCAGCTATGGCGATGGCAACTTCGGAAAGATTGATGGAACTTTCTTCTTCCAGCTTTTTCTTTATTTTGGATACCCCTTTTGCAACCTTGTTTACATCATGAATTTGTCCGTCAAGCATAGCTCTATTTTCGTGTTCAACTTCTGCAAAATGTTTGATGATTATATTTTCAGCTTCTTCATCATATTCTGCCAATGTCCCTACAAGAGTTCTTGTACCTATATCAAGTCCAAAGATCATTTCCATTCCCCCATTATTTAGACTTCTATCACTGTCGCCCCTGTTCCCCCTTCTTCACTTCGGGCGATTTTGAAATCTTTAATTAGAGATGATTTTCTTAGATAATCCCAAATTCCCATAGCTAGTTTCCCCGTTCCTTTCCCATGTATTATTCTTCCTTCTTTTATCCCAGAACTTATTAAATCAGAAATAAATTTTTCTATTTCTGGTATAGCTTCATTTACTGAATAACCTCTAACATCTAATTCAGTGTTCATATTTTTCTTTTGATCTATTTTAACTTGAATTCTTTTTTCTTCATTTTTATCTTTATCAGAGTTAATTAAAGGTTCAATTTCCGTTGGATTATAAGTTATCTCTATGGGAGAACCGTCAATCTGAACGGTTATCTTTGAGTTTGTCACACTTTTTACCGTCCCCATAATATTATTAGAGGTTTTTACTTTCATTCCAACCTTTATCTTAGACCTTTCAATTTTTCGCCCTTTTTGTTTTTGAGATAATGTATTTTTAATTTCTTCAAGTTTTGAGGCCATATTCTCGGATTCTTTTAATTTTTTTCTGATTTCTTGTAGATCGATTTGATCTTTGTTTTGCTTGATTTCTTTTAATACGTTTTGAATTTGACTTCTCATATTTTTTATCTGTTCTTTAAGTTGATACAACTCTGGATCGAGACTTTCTATTTCTTTGTTCTTTAATTTTTGCAGTTTTTCTTCGTACTCTTTTTTATTGTTGTCAATCTCTTCTTCTTTCTTCCTGATTCTTTCTATACTTTCTTCGTATTCTTTGTGTATAGAAGTTAATCTACTGAGTACTTTTTCACTTTGTGAAAATTCCTCGCTGAGATTTATTTTACTTTCTTCTATTATTTGAGGGT
Coding sequences within it:
- the pilM gene encoding pilus assembly protein PilM; protein product: MIFGLDIGTRTLVGTLAEYDEEAENIIIKHFAEVEHENRAMLDGQIHDVNKVAKGVSKIKKKLEEESSINLSEVAIAIAGRFLISSIGSYSLDISTYGYLDNETIKKMELEAVKASTEKLNYLQEMYCVGYSILYYSLDNQWIKHLEGQRGDKAKVKVLAAYLPKNVVEAMMSVLDKVGLKPIHVTLEPIAATSLVVPEDLRNLNVAMVDVGAGTSDISISNKGVITGYGMVPLAGDEITDTISQQLLVDFKTAEMIKKQLSQSDEITYNDILDNPQVIRKEEVIEIITPVIDSITDKIAKEILNLNGKPPVAVMVVGGGGKVPTFTEKLADKLGLPKERVSLKTTKNLENIIFESKRMEGSEYITPLGIVNVALKKQGSVFNTVKINGRNVNMLIIGKDMNVLQALLQSGYSLDKLVGLPSPAIAFELNGKLQIKKGNMGEKAKITINGVSADIHSPIKPGDHVEIEEPKNGKPVNLKVKDVIDPIEFFLNGEPKTTYPVVIKNDEKVENLEEEIKDGDKIFTTPPKIEDVFKNYNEKIFFTINNLPYEVPVGTIIMKDEEILDKDYQIKNGDLLKTKAIKLPKIKEFLDIETEKMKVFLNGKEVHLNKEEIIVSYDGKVVDIEAEVANGANYSIKKVKKDVQLIDVFSHLSINIEEIQSYEIYLNDEKVESFLQKIEPGANVRLLINDQRNRS